ACCGCCCTCGCCGCCGCCCGCCGGGACGCCCGGGTGACCTGTGTGGACGTCGTACCCGAACTCCTCGACCACGCCCGGCTCCGCGCCGACGTCGAGCTGCTGCCGCTGGAGACGGTCGAGGTGGACGCCGCGGCGCTGCCGTTCGCCGACGGGGAGTTCGACGTGGTGACGTCGACGTTCGGGCTGATGTTCGTCGCCGACCAGCGGCGGGCCGCGGCAGAGGCGTTGCGGGTGCTGCGCCCGGGCGGCCGGATCGGCCTGGCCAACTGGACCCCGGACAGCGCGCTCGGCGGCCTGCTCCACCTGGTCGCGAAGTACGCGCCGCCGCCCGCCGACGCTCCGTCGCCGCTGCGCTGGGGCACCCGCGACGGGCTGGCCCAGCTCCTCGCCCCCTACGCGGACTTCACCGAGCAACGGCTGGAGCTTCGGTGCGTCGACGTGGCCGCACGCTCGGTCGCCGAGCAGTTCCGGAGATACCGGCAGTGGTTCGGGCCGGTGAAGCTGGCGGTGGACCAGATGAGCGAGGAGGACGCGCGGTCGTTCGAGGAGGAGTTCGCCGAGCTGTGGGACCGGTTCAACCGCGGCGAGCCGGATGCCGTGGTGGTGCCGTACGACTATCTGCAGTTCGTGGCCACCGTCGCCGGCCCCAGGATCGCCGAGCACCCCGACGGGCACGACGGACCCTGACGGGCGCCGACGGGCGCCGACGGCCGCTGACGGACGGGCGTGAGGGATCTCTCC
This Actinopolymorpha cephalotaxi DNA region includes the following protein-coding sequences:
- a CDS encoding class I SAM-dependent methyltransferase gives rise to the protein MTKAASGTSSTGFVSPSPAEIARTTWAAGEFQRIANRMVPVSEDLVLALDVLPGERVLDIAGGTGNTALAAARRDARVTCVDVVPELLDHARLRADVELLPLETVEVDAAALPFADGEFDVVTSTFGLMFVADQRRAAAEALRVLRPGGRIGLANWTPDSALGGLLHLVAKYAPPPADAPSPLRWGTRDGLAQLLAPYADFTEQRLELRCVDVAARSVAEQFRRYRQWFGPVKLAVDQMSEEDARSFEEEFAELWDRFNRGEPDAVVVPYDYLQFVATVAGPRIAEHPDGHDGP